The following are encoded in a window of Methylocystis rosea genomic DNA:
- a CDS encoding CerR family C-terminal domain-containing protein, with protein MINIGNGGFELMRQADLRAEKKVDGHSILSRDTQAKMIQVAIEVFGAHGYEGASTRALAEKAGVNLASIPYHFGGKHGLYLAAARTIADYARERITGVVARLRDSHRADQTTRIDEALSSYIDLVIGASEPEAWTSFFVRCEHEADDAFRMIYEEAVVRFGRALTEAVAEAIGRDADDEALRIRVAVVLASIVNFRTLRNMTLGTLGWDQFNPDRLERLNRTIRQFALRELLSKPG; from the coding sequence ATGATTAATATTGGAAATGGAGGTTTCGAGCTGATGAGGCAAGCTGACTTAAGAGCGGAAAAAAAGGTGGATGGTCACTCCATCTTGAGCAGAGACACACAAGCCAAAATGATCCAGGTGGCCATCGAGGTTTTTGGCGCGCACGGCTATGAAGGCGCCAGCACGCGAGCCTTAGCAGAAAAAGCCGGCGTCAACTTGGCAAGCATCCCTTATCATTTCGGCGGAAAGCACGGGCTCTATCTTGCTGCGGCGCGCACAATCGCCGATTACGCACGCGAACGAATAACTGGTGTCGTTGCACGTCTCCGTGATTCGCATCGGGCGGATCAAACCACCCGGATCGACGAAGCGCTCAGCAGCTACATCGACCTCGTCATCGGCGCTTCTGAACCAGAAGCATGGACCTCTTTTTTCGTTCGATGCGAACACGAGGCGGATGATGCTTTTCGAATGATTTACGAAGAGGCTGTCGTCCGCTTTGGGCGTGCGCTGACCGAAGCGGTGGCCGAGGCAATCGGGCGTGATGCAGACGATGAAGCGCTGCGAATCCGGGTCGCCGTCGTGCTCGCTTCAATCGTGAACTTTCGAACCCTTCGCAATATGACATTGGGCACTCTGGGCTGGGATCAGTTCAATCCAGACCGGCTTGAGCGCCTCAATAGGACTATCAGGCAATTCGCTCTTCGCGAATTGCTGTCCAAACCCGGGTGA
- a CDS encoding biotin/lipoyl-binding protein, which produces MTRIDIAVKYPGRIIDLPIHEGDSVRAGMILARQDTAEVQTQILGAEAQRQRALSAIARAEAELDVR; this is translated from the coding sequence ATGACGCGTATCGACATCGCCGTAAAATACCCCGGACGCATCATCGATCTACCGATCCACGAAGGCGACTCTGTGCGGGCGGGCATGATCCTCGCCCGGCAGGATACAGCCGAGGTTCAAACTCAAATCCTTGGCGCCGAAGCCCAGCGTCAGCGCGCGTTGAGCGCCATCGCGCGGGCGGAAGCCGAACTGGACGTTCGCTGA
- a CDS encoding HlyD family secretion protein: MAVLIATLPSGSIFQTYFGAPASSAMANEAFDAFVRKLRGDKTPDGFALANGRLEAQQIDIATKLPGRISQVLAEEGQMVDAGEIVAKMDVIDLEAQLRGAKALVRRAEQARISAEALIAQRQSEVKLAKQQLDRVVTLRSKGFATAELLDQRRSIMTSAQAALDAAKANLDDAVAAIDAAKADVAKINATLDDMVLKAPRRGRVQYKLAQAGEVLGAGSRALTLVDLADVYMTVFFPASVAGHLKLNDDARLILDPIPQYVVPAKVSFVASEAQFTPKTVETAEEREKLMFRVKLSIAPNLLRKYEEQVKAGVRGIAYVRVDAKRPWPTNLAAKLPQ; encoded by the coding sequence ATGGCCGTCTTAATCGCCACATTGCCGAGCGGCTCCATTTTCCAAACCTACTTTGGCGCGCCTGCCTCGAGCGCTATGGCGAATGAAGCCTTCGACGCCTTCGTCCGCAAATTGCGCGGGGATAAAACGCCCGATGGCTTTGCGCTCGCCAACGGCAGGCTGGAAGCCCAGCAAATAGACATAGCGACCAAACTCCCAGGGCGCATCTCGCAGGTTCTTGCCGAAGAAGGACAGATGGTCGATGCAGGCGAGATCGTCGCGAAAATGGACGTGATCGATCTTGAGGCGCAATTGCGAGGCGCCAAGGCGCTGGTTAGACGCGCAGAGCAAGCGAGAATTTCCGCAGAGGCGCTCATCGCCCAGCGACAGAGCGAAGTCAAACTCGCCAAGCAGCAGCTCGATCGCGTGGTGACCCTGCGAAGCAAGGGCTTTGCAACGGCCGAGCTGCTTGATCAACGGCGCTCAATTATGACGAGCGCCCAAGCGGCTCTCGACGCCGCCAAGGCGAATCTCGACGACGCCGTCGCGGCCATCGACGCCGCCAAGGCGGATGTGGCCAAAATTAATGCGACGCTCGACGACATGGTATTAAAAGCGCCTCGTCGCGGGCGAGTTCAATATAAATTGGCGCAGGCGGGCGAAGTGCTCGGCGCCGGTTCGCGCGCTCTGACTCTCGTCGATCTGGCCGACGTCTATATGACCGTGTTCTTTCCTGCCTCGGTTGCCGGGCATTTGAAATTGAATGACGACGCCAGGCTCATACTCGATCCAATCCCGCAATATGTCGTTCCGGCCAAGGTTTCCTTCGTCGCTAGCGAGGCGCAGTTCACGCCCAAGACGGTTGAAACTGCGGAAGAACGAGAAAAACTAATGTTTCGCGTGAAGTTGAGCATTGCGCCGAACCTGTTGCGGAAATACGAAGAGCAAGTCAAAGCGGGCGTGCGCGGGATCGCCTATGTGCGCGTCGACGCCAAGCGTCCATGGCCAACCAA